In one Prosthecochloris aestuarii DSM 271 genomic region, the following are encoded:
- a CDS encoding OmpH family outer membrane protein encodes MKMMSRKSPLTTMSRGLFMMFALTMLFATTDLQAAAGGKTGVVDVSRVIKQMPETTKAENILKSTTSQWGKALEQMQKDFQSGVAAYEKNKASMNTATKTQKENELKTKLQAAQKYEKEKFGRGGALEKKQEELMKPIRLKVLAAIKAVAQKDGFSLIMEKQAMVYGDSDLDITIKVIDQLNKK; translated from the coding sequence ATGAAAATGATGTCCAGAAAATCGCCACTGACAACAATGTCACGGGGTTTGTTCATGATGTTCGCTCTGACCATGCTTTTCGCCACAACTGATCTGCAGGCAGCGGCAGGCGGGAAAACCGGAGTAGTCGATGTCTCGCGAGTCATTAAGCAGATGCCTGAAACAACAAAAGCCGAGAATATTCTCAAATCGACCACATCCCAATGGGGAAAAGCCCTGGAGCAGATGCAGAAGGATTTTCAGAGCGGTGTTGCCGCCTATGAGAAAAACAAGGCATCGATGAACACGGCAACAAAAACACAGAAAGAGAATGAGCTGAAAACCAAGCTTCAGGCCGCACAGAAATATGAAAAGGAAAAATTCGGTCGAGGTGGTGCCCTCGAAAAGAAACAGGAGGAGCTGATGAAGCCTATCCGTCTGAAAGTGCTTGCAGCAATTAAAGCGGTAGCACAGAAAGATGGGTTTTCACTTATTATGGAAAAACAGGCTATGGTCTACGGTGACAGTGACCTTGACATAACCATCAAGGTCATTGACCAGCTGAATAAAAAATAA
- the dprA gene encoding DNA-processing protein DprA, producing the protein MLSPGIEKNDLDDLLILLVLSGIEGIGPARIKALLQQAGSPSNVLALPKWKLEETRGIGAALAEKITSFFHSAETCRNAREKAEQMLESLDRSKISIITILDSLYPPLLKEIYDPPPYLFVKGDLSSAHGPGIAIVGTRQASAYGKKVTNLFCRELCSCGITIVSGLAYGIDMAAHTAALEYGGKTIAVLAGGVDNPYTDPTGKVWPKIIENGAMISEEWPGCAVTPEKFPKRNRLISGLSAGTLIVESNARGGSLITASYALDQNREVFAVPGPVFSKTSQGTNNLIEKGHAKLVSSAESVITEILPQHIITKPQKKFELHTQSLSKEEQQILHTLGDKPLHIDLLAEKTAIPASSLLIRLFELEIKNLVEQLPGQIFQAM; encoded by the coding sequence ATGCTCTCCCCCGGCATCGAAAAAAATGATCTTGACGATCTTCTCATCCTGCTGGTTCTATCCGGAATTGAAGGAATAGGGCCAGCAAGAATCAAAGCTCTCCTGCAACAGGCAGGGAGCCCGTCGAACGTTCTTGCGCTTCCGAAGTGGAAACTCGAAGAAACACGCGGCATAGGAGCTGCTCTGGCAGAGAAAATCACCTCCTTTTTTCACAGCGCCGAAACCTGCCGCAACGCCAGAGAAAAAGCGGAACAGATGCTCGAATCGCTTGACCGCTCAAAGATCTCCATCATCACCATTCTCGACAGCCTCTACCCGCCGCTGCTCAAAGAGATATACGATCCGCCACCATACCTTTTTGTTAAAGGCGACCTCTCATCAGCGCATGGACCAGGCATTGCAATCGTAGGCACCAGACAAGCCTCGGCTTACGGAAAAAAAGTCACCAATCTCTTTTGCCGGGAGCTCTGCTCCTGTGGCATCACCATCGTCAGCGGACTGGCATACGGTATCGATATGGCTGCCCATACCGCTGCTCTGGAGTACGGAGGTAAAACCATAGCCGTTCTGGCTGGCGGGGTCGACAACCCGTATACCGACCCCACAGGAAAAGTCTGGCCGAAAATTATTGAAAACGGCGCCATGATCTCCGAAGAGTGGCCGGGATGTGCAGTCACCCCCGAAAAGTTTCCGAAACGAAACAGATTGATTTCAGGGCTTTCAGCAGGAACACTCATCGTCGAATCAAACGCCAGAGGTGGATCACTCATCACCGCATCATATGCTTTGGATCAGAACAGGGAAGTCTTTGCCGTTCCGGGGCCTGTCTTTTCAAAAACCTCACAAGGAACAAACAACCTGATTGAAAAAGGACATGCAAAGCTGGTCTCCTCGGCAGAGTCTGTCATAACCGAAATCCTGCCACAGCACATCATCACCAAACCACAAAAAAAATTTGAGTTACACACTCAATCGCTCAGCAAGGAAGAACAGCAGATACTTCACACACTTGGTGACAAGCCGCTGCATATAGACCTTCTTGCGGAAAAAACTGCAATACCCGCTTCCTCCCTGCTTATTCGACTGTTCGAGCTCGAAATAAAAAATCTTGTAGAACAACTCCCCGGGCAGATCTTTCAGGCAATGTAA
- a CDS encoding ABC transporter permease, translated as MLRTLVTIAIRHLAGRRRQTITTVTGVAVSTMVLITTISLTRGLLDSFVETIVDVAPHITLKGELVNPLPLNLLDGEAVDRYAFVVENIQKEDRDEVQHYRQILESLLVPPFSREILVSSPYVESQIMIINGNRNLPVLLKGVDIDREEGISGLKEKLTEGSVEAFRKTPGALLVGRTVARDLDIALNDEVTVVPASGPSRQCKVTGIFFSGVNAVDNSVFATLKFGQIIEGLPADKVSGIAMKVSDPLDNGGIAGDLERITGYSSATWQEENANVLSLFTRIGYIVFSLVAFVGVVSGFGVANILVTTVFEKSRDIAIMKSFGFSAGSLVFMFILEGFLVGCGGALAGGLLSVGTINLLASIPVETSQGPLTKTGFSMSWNPWYFFFVILVTVLISTIAAMIPSARAAGLEPVKVLRDSSL; from the coding sequence ATGCTGAGAACCCTTGTGACGATAGCGATCCGTCACCTTGCCGGAAGAAGACGGCAGACGATAACGACAGTGACTGGCGTTGCGGTCAGCACTATGGTTCTGATTACGACCATTTCGCTGACCAGAGGCCTTCTTGATTCATTTGTCGAAACGATTGTTGATGTCGCCCCCCACATTACCCTGAAAGGCGAGCTGGTGAACCCTCTTCCGCTCAACCTTCTCGATGGCGAGGCTGTTGACCGATATGCTTTTGTGGTGGAAAATATTCAGAAAGAGGATCGCGATGAGGTTCAGCACTACCGCCAGATCCTTGAGTCGCTGCTTGTCCCTCCATTCAGCAGGGAGATTCTTGTTTCGTCGCCCTATGTCGAATCCCAGATTATGATTATTAATGGTAATCGCAACCTGCCGGTTTTGCTCAAAGGCGTCGATATTGATCGTGAAGAGGGTATAAGCGGTCTGAAGGAGAAGCTTACAGAGGGAAGTGTAGAAGCGTTCAGAAAAACCCCTGGTGCTCTGCTTGTCGGCAGAACCGTTGCCCGCGATCTTGATATCGCGCTCAATGATGAGGTGACTGTTGTTCCCGCTTCGGGGCCGTCACGGCAGTGTAAGGTCACCGGAATTTTTTTTTCCGGTGTCAATGCTGTCGATAACAGTGTTTTTGCGACGCTTAAATTTGGCCAGATTATCGAAGGCCTTCCGGCTGACAAGGTATCGGGTATAGCAATGAAAGTGAGCGATCCGCTCGATAATGGGGGTATTGCAGGAGACCTTGAACGAATAACGGGGTATTCCTCGGCGACCTGGCAGGAGGAGAATGCCAATGTTCTATCGCTTTTCACCCGAATTGGTTACATCGTTTTCTCACTGGTTGCTTTTGTTGGTGTTGTTTCCGGCTTCGGCGTGGCAAATATTCTGGTTACCACTGTTTTTGAAAAGAGCCGTGATATAGCGATCATGAAATCCTTTGGATTTTCAGCAGGATCTCTGGTGTTTATGTTTATTCTCGAAGGGTTTCTTGTGGGGTGTGGTGGAGCATTGGCCGGAGGGCTGCTTTCGGTTGGCACCATCAATCTTCTTGCAAGCATTCCGGTCGAGACATCCCAGGGGCCGTTGACAAAAACAGGTTTCAGCATGTCCTGGAACCCCTGGTATTTCTTTTTCGTGATTCTCGTTACTGTTCTGATCAGTACCATCGCCGCTATGATTCCATCTGCCAGGGCGGCAGGCCTTGAGCCGGTCAAGGTGCTGCGCGACAGCAGTTTATAA
- the glmM gene encoding phosphoglucosamine mutase, which translates to MSLMVSVSGVRGIVGESLTPRVLSSFAQAFATWLRAKMPADCQARPSVVIGRDTRPTGKVITDLVSSTLALCGCNVIDLGIASTPTVEIATVGEEAGGGIIVTASHNPVEWNALKLLNSKGEFLDETELEELLCILRDERYALARWNDVGHCSCCQAYDAVHIEKILALDCIDTDRIRRQNFRVLVDAVEGAGSFVVPQLCRQLGISQVSTISCGGSGIFPRNPEPLAENLGATVDALKEHQCDFAIVVDPDVDRLALISEDGSLFGEEYTLVACADFYLGSHKGPVVNNLSSSRALQDIAHKHGQECHSAKVGEANVSALMKSCGAVIGGEGNGGVIVPELHYGRDALVGIGLFVQAFTLWRELEPKHQALSDFRRKFPDYIMLKEKVMLARRPENLNDLFHDLVSSNPDARPDMQDGLKLDFERSWVHIRPSNTEPILRIYTEAETRDKAESLAGRFREDIEAWIEGGRSDCR; encoded by the coding sequence ATGAGCTTAATGGTCAGTGTTTCAGGTGTAAGGGGTATTGTTGGCGAAAGTCTTACTCCCAGAGTTCTTTCATCGTTTGCCCAGGCGTTCGCAACATGGCTACGGGCGAAGATGCCTGCCGATTGTCAGGCCCGGCCCTCTGTCGTCATCGGCCGCGATACCCGTCCGACGGGCAAGGTTATCACCGATCTGGTCAGTAGTACCCTCGCCTTATGCGGCTGCAATGTTATAGATCTCGGCATTGCCTCAACACCTACTGTTGAAATCGCAACTGTCGGTGAAGAGGCCGGGGGAGGAATAATTGTGACCGCGTCACATAATCCCGTCGAATGGAATGCTCTTAAACTGCTGAACAGCAAAGGGGAGTTTCTTGATGAAACCGAGCTTGAAGAGCTGCTCTGTATTCTGCGTGACGAGCGCTACGCGCTTGCCCGGTGGAATGATGTCGGTCACTGTTCATGCTGTCAGGCCTATGATGCCGTTCATATTGAAAAAATTCTTGCACTCGATTGTATCGATACCGACAGGATTCGCCGTCAGAACTTCAGGGTGCTTGTCGATGCTGTAGAAGGTGCAGGTTCTTTTGTCGTACCGCAACTATGCCGACAGCTTGGTATCAGCCAGGTGTCGACTATCTCCTGCGGCGGCAGCGGGATATTTCCCCGTAATCCTGAGCCGCTTGCCGAAAATCTTGGAGCAACGGTTGACGCGCTCAAGGAGCACCAGTGTGATTTTGCGATTGTTGTCGATCCTGATGTCGATCGTCTCGCACTGATTTCGGAGGATGGTTCGCTTTTCGGTGAGGAATATACTCTTGTCGCCTGTGCGGATTTTTATCTCGGTTCTCACAAGGGGCCGGTTGTCAATAATCTTTCGAGCAGCAGAGCACTGCAGGATATTGCCCATAAGCACGGGCAGGAGTGCCATAGCGCAAAGGTAGGGGAGGCTAATGTCAGTGCTCTGATGAAGTCCTGCGGGGCCGTTATAGGTGGGGAAGGCAACGGCGGGGTCATTGTTCCGGAATTGCATTACGGCAGGGATGCTCTTGTCGGTATCGGGCTGTTTGTTCAGGCGTTTACTCTTTGGCGCGAGTTGGAGCCAAAGCATCAGGCTCTGTCGGATTTCAGGCGGAAGTTTCCTGATTATATCATGCTTAAAGAGAAGGTTATGCTTGCACGCAGACCCGAGAATCTCAACGATCTTTTTCATGACCTTGTCTCGTCGAACCCTGATGCCCGGCCTGACATGCAGGATGGTCTGAAGCTTGATTTCGAGCGCTCCTGGGTTCACATCCGCCCCTCCAATACCGAGCCGATACTCAGGATTTATACCGAAGCAGAAACCCGCGATAAGGCTGAATCGCTTGCCGGAAGGTTTCGTGAGGATATCGAAGCCTGGATAGAGGGCGGCAGATCTGACTGCCGCTGA
- the fni gene encoding type 2 isopentenyl-diphosphate Delta-isomerase codes for MNQTEHLTAERKHHHVEICLHDDVRFSGKTTGFEHIELEHNAVPEINFSEIDLATTFLGHRINYPFMISSMTGGYTKAADLNRSIAETSEKLKIPLGVGSMRQALENDNFRQSFSIVRQAAPSIPVLANIGAPEIAGGVSKQDILSLIDMVAADALIVHLNPAQELFQPEGNTDFSHFLNNLEEIGSALPIPIIAKEVGCGISAETAKKLIDAGAAVIDVAGAGGLSWQKVEEVRYLRQFGEDRRFSPSALDTLLNWGIPTSRCLADIAAMKRREPRYEPIEIIASGGIANGIDIAKAIALGADIAASAGMMLKALHHNILEQTILTWMNDLKAAMFLTGSRTIRDLQQTRTIIHHG; via the coding sequence ATGAACCAGACAGAACATCTAACCGCCGAACGCAAACATCATCATGTCGAAATCTGTCTGCATGACGATGTCCGATTCAGCGGCAAAACAACCGGCTTTGAACACATCGAGCTGGAACATAACGCCGTTCCGGAGATCAACTTCTCGGAGATTGATCTGGCAACGACGTTTTTAGGCCACAGGATCAACTATCCCTTCATGATCTCCTCCATGACCGGAGGCTACACCAAAGCCGCCGACCTCAACAGGAGCATAGCCGAAACATCAGAGAAGCTGAAAATACCGCTCGGCGTGGGAAGCATGAGACAGGCTCTGGAAAACGACAATTTCAGACAAAGCTTCAGTATCGTTCGCCAGGCTGCCCCGTCAATACCGGTGCTGGCAAATATCGGCGCGCCTGAGATCGCCGGAGGAGTCTCCAAACAGGATATTCTATCCCTCATCGACATGGTCGCTGCCGATGCCCTGATCGTTCACCTCAATCCTGCACAGGAGCTTTTTCAACCGGAAGGAAACACCGACTTCAGTCATTTCCTCAACAATCTCGAGGAAATAGGTTCGGCACTCCCGATACCGATTATTGCAAAAGAGGTCGGTTGCGGCATTTCAGCTGAAACAGCAAAAAAACTGATCGATGCAGGTGCTGCCGTAATCGATGTGGCCGGCGCAGGCGGACTCAGCTGGCAGAAAGTAGAAGAGGTCCGTTATCTGCGACAGTTCGGAGAGGACCGGCGTTTCAGTCCTTCAGCCCTTGATACGCTGCTCAACTGGGGCATCCCAACCTCACGCTGCCTTGCCGATATCGCAGCAATGAAGCGGCGGGAACCTCGCTATGAACCGATCGAAATCATAGCTTCCGGAGGCATTGCCAACGGTATCGATATAGCCAAAGCTATCGCTCTCGGTGCAGATATTGCCGCATCAGCAGGAATGATGCTCAAAGCCCTGCACCATAATATTCTTGAACAAACGATCCTTACCTGGATGAATGATCTGAAAGCGGCTATGTTTCTTACCGGATCACGAACCATAAGGGATTTACAACAAACCAGGACCATTATACACCATGGCTAG
- a CDS encoding bifunctional folylpolyglutamate synthase/dihydrofolate synthase gives MNYRQAIDFLFPLHRFGMKPGLERVLELLRSVGDPHRRLGLVIHIAGTNGKGTVASAVAAIFQASGKRVGLYSSPHLLSFTERIRINGTPIPEDRVAHYTTELVEPITRLKATFFEATTVIAMRYFSEEQVDVAVVETGMGGRLDATNVVSSRYVVIPSISLDHTDWLGPTVDRIAAEKAAIIKPSGVVFTAVEDPSAQRPITERARLVGADLHYLDGEVSIDVHSEEIGRLDFSVRTADREYRHLEAPVSGAFHASNLALAVCVAEHAGVTALSIRNGLAALNQTGYRARMELITSSPKLVLDVSHNPAGIAMSVDVLLRLSRGSSKRFVIFGLAEDKDAVDIIACLGRFSSNLFVVNLPVERGLPSETLAGLCRSAGIAATLCDDFRDAYRKVLEKAAAEDLILVTGSFYLAGEVLQVLH, from the coding sequence GTGAACTACCGCCAGGCAATCGACTTTCTTTTTCCTCTTCATCGTTTTGGTATGAAGCCAGGACTCGAGCGAGTCCTGGAACTGCTCAGGAGTGTGGGAGATCCTCATCGACGCCTCGGTCTGGTTATCCATATTGCGGGAACTAACGGGAAAGGGACTGTGGCTTCGGCTGTTGCCGCTATTTTTCAGGCGTCGGGCAAGCGCGTCGGGCTCTATAGCTCTCCTCATCTGCTTTCTTTTACTGAGCGAATCCGCATCAACGGCACTCCGATTCCTGAGGATCGCGTGGCACACTACACTACAGAACTTGTCGAGCCGATAACCCGTTTAAAGGCGACATTTTTCGAGGCAACGACGGTGATCGCTATGCGTTATTTCAGTGAGGAGCAGGTTGATGTAGCGGTTGTCGAGACAGGAATGGGCGGACGACTGGACGCAACCAACGTTGTCTCCTCCCGGTATGTCGTGATACCGAGTATCAGTCTGGACCATACCGACTGGCTGGGACCCACTGTTGATCGAATCGCTGCCGAAAAGGCGGCTATTATCAAGCCATCGGGAGTTGTTTTTACCGCAGTCGAAGATCCCTCTGCGCAGAGGCCTATTACTGAACGGGCTCGTTTGGTCGGTGCTGACCTGCATTACCTTGATGGGGAGGTATCGATAGATGTCCATAGCGAAGAGATTGGTCGGCTCGATTTTTCGGTCAGAACAGCAGATCGTGAGTATCGTCATCTCGAAGCACCGGTAAGCGGAGCGTTTCATGCATCAAATCTTGCCCTGGCGGTATGCGTTGCTGAGCATGCAGGCGTTACTGCTCTGTCGATCAGGAACGGACTTGCAGCACTGAACCAAACGGGATATCGGGCCAGAATGGAGTTGATCACCAGCTCGCCCAAGCTTGTCCTCGATGTGTCTCATAACCCGGCAGGCATCGCCATGAGTGTCGATGTTCTTCTTCGTCTTTCACGGGGGAGCAGCAAGCGGTTTGTTATTTTCGGGCTGGCGGAGGATAAGGATGCTGTCGACATCATTGCCTGTCTCGGGCGTTTCAGTTCGAACCTTTTTGTCGTCAATCTTCCTGTCGAGCGGGGCCTGCCGTCAGAAACGCTTGCCGGACTTTGCCGGAGCGCCGGCATAGCGGCAACGCTGTGTGATGATTTTCGGGATGCCTATCGGAAGGTTCTTGAAAAGGCCGCTGCGGAGGATCTTATCCTGGTGACGGGATCGTTTTATCTTGCCGGTGAGGTGTTGCAGGTACTGCACTAG
- a CDS encoding ABC transporter ATP-binding protein, whose product MSYARKSVGGFEKQQDDTLRKRKKGSVDSYIIRRLLSYIMPFKGLLAAAVVVTIAGAVLGPLRPYMTKLAIDNYIIPGDIRGLTAISLMLFAVILLDGVKQYTATYLTQLIGQRAVLNLRMDIFRHLQKLSVRFYDRNPIGRLITRTTNDVEALNEMLSSGLVTIIGDLLQLVFIVVLMFMIDWHLTCIVLAVLPFVIYITMSFKSRVRVAFQDVRTHLARLNTFIQEHISGMNIVQLFDRQSSELCKHMDINREYRDANIRTVLYFSIYYPLVELISSVAAGLVIWYSGVRMLKGDITLGVVVSFVQYIWLFFRPLQHLSDKFNIMQTALASSDRVFKLLEEKDVMEEPESPVAISSLKHDIVFDHVWFAYNAENWVIRDMSFRVKRGEKVAIVGATGSGKTTIINVLSKLYPVSRGSVRIDGVDITSIPEHSLRRLIGVVMQDVFLFSGTIRENLAFGKPGVSDEEIHEAARIVGADRFIDRLPGRYDYRVRENGSGLSAGQKQLLAFVRALLYNPDILVLDEATSSVDTETEGLIDAATARLMKNRTSITIAHRLSTVQHADTIIVMHKGVIKETGSHQQLLAAKGLYYKLYLLQHPEKIHESPGAQA is encoded by the coding sequence ATGAGTTATGCCAGAAAGAGTGTTGGAGGGTTTGAGAAGCAGCAGGACGACACGCTCAGAAAAAGAAAAAAAGGATCGGTAGATTCCTATATCATCAGGAGGCTGCTCTCCTATATCATGCCCTTCAAGGGTCTGCTTGCTGCAGCTGTTGTCGTGACGATTGCCGGGGCTGTTCTGGGCCCTTTGCGGCCATACATGACAAAACTGGCAATCGACAACTATATTATCCCCGGTGATATCAGGGGGTTGACCGCTATCAGTCTGATGCTCTTTGCCGTCATTCTTCTCGATGGGGTCAAGCAGTACACGGCAACCTATCTCACCCAGCTTATCGGCCAGAGAGCGGTGCTGAACCTGCGTATGGACATTTTTCGTCATCTGCAGAAGCTTTCGGTCCGCTTCTACGATCGCAATCCGATCGGTCGGCTCATCACGAGAACGACCAACGATGTCGAGGCACTCAACGAGATGCTTTCCAGTGGCCTGGTAACCATTATCGGCGATCTGCTTCAGCTGGTCTTTATCGTCGTTCTGATGTTCATGATCGACTGGCATCTCACATGTATTGTACTTGCTGTCCTGCCATTTGTTATTTATATCACCATGTCCTTCAAAAGCCGCGTACGTGTTGCTTTTCAGGATGTGCGCACGCATCTGGCCAGGCTGAATACCTTCATACAGGAGCATATTTCCGGTATGAACATCGTTCAGCTTTTTGACCGCCAAAGCAGCGAACTCTGTAAGCATATGGATATTAACCGGGAGTACAGGGATGCCAATATCCGGACTGTGCTGTATTTTTCTATCTATTACCCATTGGTCGAACTGATCAGTTCCGTTGCTGCAGGGCTTGTGATATGGTATAGCGGAGTCAGAATGCTCAAGGGTGATATCACGTTGGGGGTCGTTGTTTCGTTTGTCCAGTATATCTGGCTGTTTTTCCGGCCTCTGCAGCATTTATCCGATAAGTTCAATATCATGCAGACGGCTCTGGCAAGTTCTGATCGTGTTTTCAAGCTGCTTGAAGAGAAGGACGTGATGGAGGAACCTGAATCTCCTGTAGCGATTTCTTCATTGAAACATGATATCGTTTTTGACCATGTGTGGTTTGCCTATAACGCGGAGAACTGGGTGATCAGGGATATGTCGTTCCGGGTAAAGCGTGGCGAAAAAGTCGCTATTGTCGGCGCCACCGGAAGCGGTAAAACAACGATTATCAATGTGCTTTCGAAACTCTATCCCGTTTCCAGGGGGAGTGTTCGTATCGATGGAGTCGATATAACGTCCATTCCCGAACATTCGCTCAGGCGACTGATCGGTGTTGTGATGCAGGACGTTTTTCTGTTTTCCGGTACTATCAGAGAAAACCTTGCTTTCGGCAAGCCGGGGGTCAGCGACGAAGAAATCCATGAAGCAGCCCGTATTGTCGGCGCCGACCGTTTTATCGACAGACTGCCAGGCCGATACGACTACCGGGTTCGGGAAAATGGTTCCGGCCTGTCAGCAGGCCAGAAGCAGTTGCTCGCTTTTGTGCGTGCGCTGTTGTATAATCCCGATATTCTTGTGCTCGACGAGGCGACCAGCTCAGTCGATACAGAAACAGAGGGGCTGATTGACGCTGCAACGGCAAGACTGATGAAGAACCGGACATCAATCACGATTGCTCATCGCTTGTCGACCGTGCAGCATGCCGATACGATTATCGTGATGCATAAGGGGGTTATCAAAGAGACGGGGTCTCATCAGCAACTGCTTGCTGCAAAAGGGCTTTACTATAAGCTCTACCTGCTGCAGCATCCGGAAAAAATCCATGAGTCCCCCGGGGCTCAGGCATAA
- the rpsT gene encoding 30S ribosomal protein S20, whose product MPLHKSAEKRLRQSARRNERNRARKKELKVLLKNVQKLIDTNADQGEVEAAYRSAVQKLDRLGVKRYIHPNKASRKKSQLSRMLNAYAQKD is encoded by the coding sequence ATGCCGTTACACAAATCAGCTGAGAAAAGACTTCGGCAGTCTGCCAGACGCAACGAAAGGAACCGGGCCAGGAAAAAAGAACTGAAAGTGCTTCTGAAAAACGTACAGAAGCTTATTGATACCAATGCCGATCAAGGTGAAGTGGAAGCAGCCTACCGTTCTGCAGTCCAGAAGCTCGACAGGCTTGGTGTGAAACGATATATCCATCCCAACAAAGCTTCACGCAAGAAGTCACAGTTGTCGAGAATGCTGAATGCCTATGCTCAGAAAGACTGA
- the ruvA gene encoding Holliday junction branch migration protein RuvA encodes MYAYFRGELISSSRDNAIVDVGGVAYRLLISNSTYRQLPSSGDQVKLLAHLHVKEDLMQLYGFIEEEERQLFLLLLSISGVGPKLALAILSGLPVEEIQEAIMANKPETLFGISGVGKKTAARIILELRDRILKLQQTRPGKTAGAGSVASLSEDALQALMTLGFSRASAQQAVTRALLSAENPGVEDIVREALQNIRNH; translated from the coding sequence ATGTACGCATATTTCCGCGGTGAGTTGATCTCATCTTCCCGTGATAATGCCATTGTCGATGTTGGCGGTGTTGCATACCGTCTTCTTATATCCAACAGCACCTATCGTCAGTTGCCGAGCTCCGGTGACCAGGTGAAACTGCTTGCTCATCTTCATGTTAAAGAAGATCTGATGCAGCTTTACGGGTTTATCGAGGAGGAAGAGCGTCAGCTGTTTCTGCTGCTGTTGTCGATATCAGGGGTTGGGCCGAAGCTCGCTCTTGCGATTCTTTCCGGTCTCCCTGTCGAGGAGATACAGGAGGCGATTATGGCCAATAAACCGGAGACGCTTTTCGGCATCAGCGGCGTGGGTAAAAAAACAGCAGCCAGGATCATTCTTGAACTGCGCGACAGGATTTTGAAACTACAGCAGACGCGTCCGGGGAAAACGGCTGGCGCTGGTTCTGTGGCGAGTCTGTCTGAAGATGCCCTTCAGGCTCTCATGACGCTCGGTTTTTCCAGGGCTTCCGCGCAACAGGCGGTTACCAGGGCTCTTCTGTCCGCTGAAAATCCCGGAGTCGAAGATATCGTCAGAGAGGCGTTGCAAAATATTCGTAATCATTAG
- a CDS encoding polyprenyl synthetase family protein, with product MASSAIQIGLTQDQVETKYKEYHKRINDALAGCFTKSTPETLYAPARYILEGKGKRIRPFLTLLAAESVCNSSDDALNAALGVEILHNFTLMHDDIMDQADLRHGRPTVHLKWDENAAILSGDMMIAFAYECALNTKTDRHAELVHILNDANITICEGQALDMELEQRAEATIADYLDMISKKTGRLISAALEAGGVVGNADALQLQALVTFGEKIGRAFQVQDDYLDIMADDGKSGKIPGGDVINGKKTYLLLRSIELTEGNERKLLQSIIANKGIEPERVPEIRAIFEQCGVLEEARQLINRDTEEALSAIDPLPFGEGRDHLKGFALKLMKRDF from the coding sequence ATGGCTAGTTCAGCAATACAGATCGGTCTGACTCAGGATCAGGTAGAAACCAAATACAAAGAGTACCACAAGCGAATCAACGATGCGCTTGCCGGATGCTTTACCAAAAGCACACCGGAGACACTCTACGCTCCGGCTCGCTATATTCTTGAAGGCAAAGGCAAACGCATCAGGCCGTTTCTTACCCTGTTGGCTGCCGAATCAGTCTGCAACTCATCAGATGATGCCCTCAATGCCGCTCTCGGCGTCGAAATTCTTCATAATTTTACCCTGATGCATGACGACATCATGGATCAGGCCGATCTGCGGCATGGACGACCGACCGTTCACCTCAAATGGGATGAAAATGCCGCGATACTCTCAGGCGATATGATGATCGCATTCGCCTATGAATGCGCACTGAATACAAAAACAGATCGTCACGCCGAGCTTGTCCATATTCTCAACGACGCCAATATCACGATCTGCGAAGGTCAGGCTCTTGATATGGAGCTTGAACAACGCGCTGAAGCGACTATAGCAGATTATCTGGACATGATTTCAAAAAAAACCGGCCGTCTGATCTCTGCCGCCCTCGAGGCCGGGGGAGTCGTCGGCAATGCTGATGCTCTGCAGCTGCAGGCGCTGGTAACATTCGGCGAAAAAATCGGCAGAGCGTTCCAGGTCCAGGATGACTATCTCGATATCATGGCCGATGACGGTAAATCAGGAAAAATACCCGGTGGAGATGTCATCAACGGCAAGAAAACCTATCTGCTCCTGCGTTCCATCGAACTGACCGAGGGCAATGAACGTAAACTCCTTCAGAGCATTATCGCCAATAAAGGCATAGAGCCTGAGCGCGTCCCCGAAATCAGAGCTATATTTGAACAGTGCGGTGTACTTGAAGAAGCACGGCAGCTTATCAACCGCGATACTGAAGAAGCGCTTTCAGCAATCGATCCGTTGCCCTTTGGCGAAGGACGGGATCACCTCAAGGGATTTGCCCTGAAACTCATGAAAAGGGATTTCTAA